The Candidatus Omnitrophota bacterium DNA window TTTGAACTAAACTTGCTGCTTACATGAAAAAGGGACGATCCATGGATCGCCCCTTTCTCGTTCTTTCAACTATTCTTACTATTTTACATTCATCAGCGTTTTCAAGATCAGCGCATCGATGGCTTCGTAATTGCGCTTCTGCCGCAGCGATTCCAGCGCTTTACGGTCGATGGAGCGGGAGACGCTTAAAAGCAGGTTGAACGTCTCGCGGCTGTTTTTCAGGTGCAGCGTCGCGTCCGCGTCTTTTTGCGTGCGGATTGCTTTTACGTCGAGGCCGACGTATTCGCCGTTGAGGCCGAAGCCGTTTTGATCCAACACGTCCACCTGGTTGAAGGCGCGGCGCAGGTTGACGGAGCCAAAGGAACGGTCCTGGTCATATTTCAAACCGTTTTGGTCGTTGAGATGCACGCTCCACAATTTGCCGCAGGAAAGCGCGAAGGCCATATCGTCGGAAGGATCAAGCCCCGCCAGGATGGAATGGGCCGATTCGATCAACGCCCCAACGCGCTTGGGATCCTTGGAGCGATAGGAAAGCGCCAGGAAATGGCCGACGGTGGGGCAATAGGCTTGATCCATCGGCTCGTTGGGCTTCATCTCGCCTAAGATTTTGACGTTGGGATCGTGATCGAGCAGGATATCCAGCCATTCCACCATGCGGTCGATAGAGACCTTGGCGTCTTTGGATTCACGCATGTAGGTTCCCTCGCGGGCGGGCCACCAGACGATCAGATTGGTTCCGACCATATTGGCGATATCTACGCAGCGCTTGGAGCGGTCGATGGCGTATTGCCGTTCTTTCACATTGTTGGAGGTGACGCCGCCGTCGATGGTGCGCGGGTCTTCCCACAATCGCGGCGCGACGAATTCCGGCTTCAGTCCTTCGCCCTCGATCGCCTTGCGCACGCGGGCGACGCCCTTGCGGGTTTGGATTTCGTCCCAGTCGGCGGGGACGACGTCGTCGTCGTGCAGTTGTACGCCCGAATAGCCCAGTTTTTTATATTCTTTCAATTTGTTCGCAAATGAACGTTCCTTGCGCACGACGGGTCCAAAAGGATCGCCGCCCTCGTGAATGTTCCACGGGCCAAACGAAAAACGGTATTTATCGGTTCTTGCCATTACGATTTCCTTTCCCACTAACAGGTTAAAAATTTATAGAACATGAATCTATATCGCTTTTATTGATCGTATCCCAATTTACGGCGCCTTCATGGAGCGCCTAGTCGGAATGCTAGGAAACATTATGCCATGATTCTTTTTTTTATGGAAAGGAGTAAGCGCAAATAGACGCCGATTTCAATCCCAATCAAAAACCGATGGATCGAAAAAGCGCGCCTTATCTTGCTTTTTTCATCATTCATCATTCATCATTCAAAAGGCGGTTTATCTAAATATTCGAATTGATACGGCAGCGTCAACGACTCGCCTTTCTTCAATTCCACCTCGCCGGAAATCAATTCCAGATTCGCGTGAGGGCGGCCCGTATTCCACAATAGCGAAGGCGAGAGTTTTTCCGCGTCGTAGGTTTCCAACACGCCATAGCCCTTCGCATGGTTGAAGAAAGCGTAAGCGCCGCCTTTAGCGTTCTTCAATAAATCGCTTTGTGGGCCGTTTGCATTTTTCCAACCTTCATTAAACAAAATCCAATCGTCATTCTTGATATAAGCCGATAGAACTTTGCAATCGTCAGACAAAACGTCCGTATCGAATTCGGGGCGCATCTTGATTTGATAAACTTTCGGCTCGTCGCTGTTATGGGTCAGCGTCGTCTCGCAGGAAATTTTACTCGGGGCTTCTTCGGATAAAGCCATGCGCCGCACTAGCGTCGAGCCGTCGGGCAGCGTCTTGGATAACGTCAGCGAATTTTCCTCCGCCTGCGCCGTAAATTCGGATGGTTGATTGTGATCGTATCCTTTCAGTCCCAATTCCTGACAAGTTCCTTCGTGGGTGAATCTCGCCAGGCCGACGCGGCCAACGTCGAAGAGAAGATTGCGCTGGGCGGGCTTATAAATCATTTCCACCATGCGCCCGTTTCTTCCCGGAACGAACGTCAGACGCCATTGCGAATTTTCGAGGCGGACGGCTTCGACGCCTTCCTTCGCCGCCTTATCCAGCGTTTTAAAATATTCTTCGGCGGGCATGGTTTCCGCCGCCATCGTCATGTTATGGCGTTGGCAGAGTTCCTTATAGCGTTCGATGACATTTCCGAATTTTTCCGGGTATGTTACTTTTATCTTTCCCTCTTCCAAGACGGTCTGTCCGCAAGTTTCGAGCACGGCGCGATAGGCGCAGATGGACGCTTTTTCCACGCGGGCGCGGATGGATTCGTTATCCGCCAGCGTCAGCGCCTTTTGAAAATAATCGTACGCTTTCTCCGAAATCTCCGGCCGCAAGCCCAACTCCACCGGGCGGGGGAAGCAATTCGGTTCGTAGCCGGAAGCCTCGGCGTTGTCGTGCAGCATGGTCAAATAATCCAAAATGGGCTGCGCCGCGCCGCGATAATGCAGCCGGCAAAACTCTTCGGCCAGCGCCCAACTGTCCAACGCCGGATTCCAGATGCAGCGGGATAGGACGTAATTGCGCAGATCGCACAGCTCGCCGGAATTGCCGTTGCCGTTGGCCTGCATGAACAATCCCTTGACGTTGTTCTTCAGAAAATACTTCACATTGGGGCCGATGGCGCGCAGATTGGGAAAAGGCAGATCGTAAAAACTGAAATTCGTATTGTAATTCCACACCCAAATGTCGCTGCAAATTTTGCTCCAGTCGTCCATGTCCTGGCAGAACTCGCGATTCTTCTTGCTGCCGGGATCGTCGATGGGATAGAGCGTGCAGCATTCGATGCTGCAAAGTTGGATTTGCACATTCGCCCGCGGCTGGATGGTCTTGGGCGGCTTGCGCGTATACCAGTAGGCCAGCGTGCCGATCTTGACGCCGGGATATTTCTTTTCCACGCGCTCGGCCACGGCGTTGACGAAGGCGAGATGCGGTCCCATCGGCGTTCCTTCGCGCTGGGTAATCTCCTCGCATTTCTCGCAGCGGCAATAATCGTCGTTGTCGTTCTGACTGACGCTGATATTCTTTTGGTTGGGATTGGCGTCCAGATCGTGAATGACGTTTTCCGCCACGATCTCGATGACGTCGGGATTGGTTACGCAAACTTCCGGCCCGCCGCCGCCCATTTTCAACTTGCGCTCTCCATCGACAAGGGCGAAATATTCGGGATGTTCCGCGCCGTATTTCTCTACGGGAAGAAAATGATAGAGCGTATGGCTGATTAAACTCTGGTTCGAAATTCCGCCGTATTGATCCTCGCTGGGCGTGGTATTGACGCGCTGCCGCGCGGCGAAATCGTGATGATCGTAATTCTCTTTATAATACGGCCAGCGGAAAGCGAAAGGCGGCTTGTACGTATATTCCTCGCAGGGAATCAACCAGGAAATCCGCCATTTCGCCGCCGGGAAATAGGTATGATCGAACGTCAAAAACCGCCCGTCCAGATAGCGCTCCATGAATTCATAGACGCCATACAGCGTTCCACGCGGACGTCCTCCCGCGATAACGATGTTGTCCGCTGTGACGCGGAGGCGCAAATCCTCTTCGCCCAGCCCATCGAGAGAGACGGCCGCCGAACTGCGGCTCATGGCTTCGCTGGGGCCGATGAATACGTTACGAGCGTCGGCGGGCGGTTGGGCGGCGATGGGCAGTTCGATATCCGCCGCCTGTTTGAAGAGCGACTGAAATTCCTGGGCGGCGTACTGCTCGCTGGCCAGCGCATCGTCCGCGACGACGATCG harbors:
- a CDS encoding TIM barrel protein, with protein sequence MARTDKYRFSFGPWNIHEGGDPFGPVVRKERSFANKLKEYKKLGYSGVQLHDDDVVPADWDEIQTRKGVARVRKAIEGEGLKPEFVAPRLWEDPRTIDGGVTSNNVKERQYAIDRSKRCVDIANMVGTNLIVWWPAREGTYMRESKDAKVSIDRMVEWLDILLDHDPNVKILGEMKPNEPMDQAYCPTVGHFLALSYRSKDPKRVGALIESAHSILAGLDPSDDMAFALSCGKLWSVHLNDQNGLKYDQDRSFGSVNLRRAFNQVDVLDQNGFGLNGEYVGLDVKAIRTQKDADATLHLKNSRETFNLLLSVSRSIDRKALESLRQKRNYEAIDALILKTLMNVK
- a CDS encoding DUF4838 domain-containing protein encodes the protein MRALAGIFAVLFSYAASVGAETLDLSQMGGWTIVVADDALASEQYAAQEFQSLFKQAADIELPIAAQPPADARNVFIGPSEAMSRSSAAVSLDGLGEEDLRLRVTADNIVIAGGRPRGTLYGVYEFMERYLDGRFLTFDHTYFPAAKWRISWLIPCEEYTYKPPFAFRWPYYKENYDHHDFAARQRVNTTPSEDQYGGISNQSLISHTLYHFLPVEKYGAEHPEYFALVDGERKLKMGGGGPEVCVTNPDVIEIVAENVIHDLDANPNQKNISVSQNDNDDYCRCEKCEEITQREGTPMGPHLAFVNAVAERVEKKYPGVKIGTLAYWYTRKPPKTIQPRANVQIQLCSIECCTLYPIDDPGSKKNREFCQDMDDWSKICSDIWVWNYNTNFSFYDLPFPNLRAIGPNVKYFLKNNVKGLFMQANGNGNSGELCDLRNYVLSRCIWNPALDSWALAEEFCRLHYRGAAQPILDYLTMLHDNAEASGYEPNCFPRPVELGLRPEISEKAYDYFQKALTLADNESIRARVEKASICAYRAVLETCGQTVLEEGKIKVTYPEKFGNVIERYKELCQRHNMTMAAETMPAEEYFKTLDKAAKEGVEAVRLENSQWRLTFVPGRNGRMVEMIYKPAQRNLLFDVGRVGLARFTHEGTCQELGLKGYDHNQPSEFTAQAEENSLTLSKTLPDGSTLVRRMALSEEAPSKISCETTLTHNSDEPKVYQIKMRPEFDTDVLSDDCKVLSAYIKNDDWILFNEGWKNANGPQSDLLKNAKGGAYAFFNHAKGYGVLETYDAEKLSPSLLWNTGRPHANLELISGEVELKKGESLTLPYQFEYLDKPPFE